Proteins from one Trichoplusia ni isolate ovarian cell line Hi5 chromosome 9, tn1, whole genome shotgun sequence genomic window:
- the LOC113497172 gene encoding WW domain-binding protein 4: MTEYWKSQARKYCEFCKCWFADNKVSISFHENGKRHKENVQKHISQLSKKSAKEFKQKEKIDDDIKKMEAAAMAAYLKDVQNNADLTSQSINEMINLSGGSSETTLTVAATPTKKAIWNEVKSEDGSSYFWNTVTNETSWDTPDEYVSIADQEKSKLKKESQDKKEKKIKKQQQKQAQEEVNKEVNAHLAREKMRELAVNKDPPPPKRFIDYGPPPRAVKPYGSWTPVITQPTEVVDLQLPKPGKELPPPPVIMEPEVFQFKEKRIQSLGDEPVEFKKRKINNPKRNMRQKLDDD; this comes from the exons AT GACCGAGTATTGGAAGTCGCAAGCTagaaaatattgtgaatttTGCAAATGCTGGTTCGCCGATAATAAAGTg TCTATTTCGTTCCATGAAAATGGTAAGAGACACAAAGAAAATGTTCAGAAACACATATCCCAGCTCAGTAAAAAAAGTGCTAAAGAGTTCAAGCAGAAAGAAAAAattgatgatgatattaaaaaaatggaggCAGCAGCAATGGCTGCTTATTTGAAAGATGTGCAAAACAATGCAGATCTAACATCACAG agcATAAACGAAATGATTAACCTGAGTGGTGGTAGCAGTGAAACAACTTTAACTGTAGCTGCCACACCTACCAAAAAGGCTATCTGGAATGAAGTGAAGAGTGAAGATGGAAGCTCATATTTCTGGAACACTGTAACAAATG AAACCTCGTGGGATACTCCCGATGAGTATGTTTCAATAGCAGACCAGGAAAAGAGTAAGCTAAAGAAGGAATCACAAGACAAAAAGGAGAAGAAAATAAA GAAACAACAACAAAAGCAAGCTCAAGAAGAAGTGAATAAGGAGGTCAATGCTCATTTAGCAAGGGAGAAAATGCGAGAGCTGGCTGTAAATAAAGATCCACCACCTCCTAAGAGATTTATCGACTacgggccgccgccgcgcgccgtgaAACCATATGGGTCATGGACTCCAGTTATAACTCA ACCTACTGAAGTCGTTGACCTCCAGTTACCTAAGCCTGGTAAGGAGCTACCCCCGCCGCCAGTTATAATGGAACCAGAAGTCTTTCAGTTTAAGGAGAAGCGCATACAGTCACTCGGTGATGAACCTGTCGAGTTTAAAAAGCGGAAAATCAATAACCCTAAGAGAAACATGCGCCAGAAGTTAGATGATGATTAa